AGAGGATGAGGGCTGTGGTTCTGGCTCCGATTGAGCTTCCACCTGACTGGACATGGTTGTCTGGGACTTCTCCATCACTTCGGTCGACTGCCTCAGATGTGTGCGCTGAGTATTCAGCCTCGTGAGCTCGGCGGCTCTCACTCGCAACGTTTCCATCTCCTCGAGCAACTGGCGGTGCTCCTCCTGCATCTCCTGCAGCTGCCGGTTGGAGGCGGCCAGGCGCTAGAAAGATATAGGGAAACTATGGGTCTTGGCTTGTAAAATTGAAACACACCTTTTCATTTTAACCCTTATTagttaaacaagaaaaattCATTACATATATGCATTATactaattattaataaaatgctTCGAAGCATGGGATCACAAAAACCCATATTTTCTATTCTTCTTTTAACAAAAATACCTAATGTATTATAGgatttaattgcttttttcCATATAATATTGTTCATATTTTTGATTTCGTGCTTATATGATCTTTATCTTATAAATCGAAAAAAATCCCTAAATTCGTTAACCCTAAGTGAATCACCGAACATAAAAGAGCGGTGAATCATAGAAGGTTAGGGTCTatgaatttttgaaaaatgtttataaactGTAAGGaacgttttttaaaaaacctcaattttaaatgaaaccTTTTTCTAATACCAGCTTACCTCACTCAAGGCGGCATTGTCCCCATTTTGGGGCTTGTGGAGCTCGTTGACCATTTTCTAGGCGCTAGAGGAGAAAAGGGGAAGATTTGGTGTTATGTATATCGCGCACATTGATGCTTTCTTCTATACAAACAAAGGCCCACCGCAAGGCACCTTTCTATAAATAAATGCCTCTTTgttcaattatattttcagtTAAAATAGTGTCAATCATTTTGGCACTTCGGAAGACAGCACAACAAAGAGTGCAGTAGTTATGCAAACTTACACcacaaatttgaaaatatagggtaaatatcttataataattgttgtgTATTTTATGTACGAGCGACGAGCTGTGCACAGAGAGATGCCTGAGTTTCAACTGAAACGAGAAGccgaaaacgaaaatattttcaaacgatTTCGTGTGTACGTAGAATTCTTTTGGAACAGGCGGCAAACGTTTCGAAATTAATGTGGGAGATCTTTAACGAACATGCCTTTTGAATAGAAAATACTATGGGTACCCAAAattgcacttctagattccataacttgggaaGTTTGGTTCCGATTtggaagtgggatacctctttgagtttgtggtttaattaTCTATTTTTCTACTTTCAAATATTCTCTGTAAGAAAGTTTCAATTCTGACCCATATCATGTTTGAATTTTCCTTACTTCCACTGGAAATGGGATCCCAAAACTGCTCTCCTAGATTCCATTGCTTGGACATTTGAAAaccgattttaaaatgtgataCCTCTACGAGTTTGAGGTGGAATTCTCTAGTAATccacattcaaatatttcctttaagcaagaatcaaaattttgacccatttttatGTTTGAATTTCAGTACTTCCAATGGATTTCACATTGGGAatccaaaactgcacttctagattccatagcTTGGGCATTTGGAAACCAATTTTAAAGTGTGATACCTCTAcgagtttgtggtggaattctctattaatctacattcaaatatttcctttaaggaaaagtcaaaattttcacccattttcatgttcgaatttCAGTATTTTTCGAATTGgtaacccaaaactgcacttctagattccatagcTTGGGCATTTGGAAACCGATTTTAAAGTGTGATACCTCTAcgagtttgtggtggaattctctattaatctacattcaaatatttcctttaagGAACAGTccaaattttgacccattttcatgttcgaatttCAGTacttccaatgggtttcacgttgggaacccaaaactgcacttctagattctgTACCTTGGGCATTTGGAAACCGATTTTAAAGTGTGATACCTCTAcgagtttgtggtggaattctctattaatctacattcaaatatttcctttaaggaaaagtcaaaattttcacccattttcatgttcgaatttCAGTATTTTTCGAATTGgtaacccaaaactgcacttctagattccatagcTTGGGCATTTGGAAACCGATTTTAAAGTGTGATACCTCTAcgagtttgtggtggaattctttaataatccacattcaaatatttcctttaagcaagaatcaaaattttgacccattttcatgtacGAATTTTCCGTacttccaatgggtttcacgttgggaacccaaaactgcacttctagattctgTACCTTGGGCATTTGGAAACCGATTTTAAAGTGTGATACCTCTAcgagtttgtggtggaattctctattaatctacattcaaatatttcctttaaggaaaagtcaaaattttcacccattttcatgttcgaatttCAGTATTTTTCGAATTGgtaacccaaaactgcacttctagattccatagcTTGGGCATTTGGAAACCGATTTTAAAGTGTGATACCTCTAcgagtttgtggtggaattctctattaatctacattcaaatatttcctttaagGAACAGTccaaattttgacccattttcatgttcgaatttCAGTACTTCACATTGGTAActcaaaactgcacttctagaccCATAGCTTGGGCATTTGGATGCTGATTTTAAAGtgtgatacctctatgagtttttGGTTGAATGCTCCTCTAATCTACAttcgaatattttatttgaatcaGAGTCAACATTTTGATAGATTTTCATGTTACACTTTTCCGTATTTCTTAATGTAAACCCGAACTAAATATAGACCACCACGAGTCAGTTCCTCTCTTACCATTTAATTTGTCAGATGTAAGAAAAACATTGATAAAGCGATAAGATAATCTGATGCTAGCACCTTATAAAGGAAATTGTTTATGAGCTGTGGCAATCAGTTGGGCCAAAAAGCTGACAATGAGTGGAGGTGTGCAAAGCAGaagaatttaaaagaaaacccTATAATTGAACTCTTTTTGCAGAAATATGGTGCTTTATCTGCTTGCTATGTGGAGTGCTGGAATCAAGAGCTGATGACTTTGAGGGTTCCGGAGCTACTGAAATTTATCCAGATACCACTGCAGGGGATGAGGAATATGGTCTTATCACGGGCAATCTCAGTCTGTGCGGCAATGTGGCGGACAATGTGTTTTTGCCCTTTGTGGGTGACTGCAACAGGTACTACCTCTGTCGTTGTGAGTTCTGGATTCCaagattattatattattgctATAATATTTTCCCCTTTAGCTGGCCAGGCCATAGAACTGCAGTGCGAATGGCCGTACCAATTCAATGCCAACACCCAGAGTTGTGTGAACTTCGGGCAGGCTGAATGTTTGCCTACCTGCGAATCCTATACTTTCAGCACCTTTAGCTATCAGAGGACCTGCACCAAGTACGTCCTCTGCTACTACGGACATCCAGTTTTAAGGGAATGCCAGGACGGCCTTCAATACAACTCCCAAACAGATCGCTGTGACTTCGCTCAGAACGTGGACTGCGTGGAGTCCGAGTGCTCCATCTACTACAATGCCTATCACCTGCGCTATGTGCCGAGTAAAGTGTCCTGCGAGAAGTATTTCCTTTGCGGCAACGGTGTTCCCAGGGAGCAGACCTGTGCTCCAGGTCTGTACTTCAGCACCAAGTGCGATTGCTGCGACATTCCTTCGAAATCGGGCTGTCAGGTGGGATTTATACTAGGTTTTATCTTCAACGAATTCTCCAGCttattgcaaatattttagatCCCTTCTGAACAGAGAAAGGTTCGGCAGTTCTCTCGTCTATCACCCAGAACCACTGAAGGAATCTGTCCTCCCTCCGGCGTCCACTTCTATGCCCACAAGTCTCGCCAGGATTCCTATTACTATTGCGTGGATGGGCATGGTCTGGTACTGGACTGTACGGCTGGTCTTTGGTACGATCCTAAGATACAAGAGTGCCGCGAGCCACAAAATGTGGGACTTTAACTTGGTTGTACTTAATAAATTTCAGTGGAGTAAAAATTCGTCTGGGAAAATgcctgaaaaaaatattttataataaattttaatttaaaataaaatataattgctttgattgaaaatatgaaccaggaatttaaaaatcaattacacGAAAATTCTTAAGAAATCGCGGTGCATCGgggaatttttttttcgctAATTTCGGGGATGAGTCTCCTAATCCAGAGTAATTTTAGCTGAAAGCAGAATTGTTCCGTTTTCTGTATTTTCCAAGCTTGGCTTAGAAACGCTGGATTCTTTTTCTGAGTGTGGGAATACCCCATGGATTGAGTAATGATTAGAGAAAACCCATAAAAGACATAAGTTGACAGCAGGGCATCTTTATTTCAAGGATCTAAGCGCCTACGAACTGTGGTTCCCGGCACTCCCCTCGCTGGGCATCGAAGACCAGACCAGGTGTGCAGTCCAAGGTGACTCCCTGGCCGTTCAGGCAATAGTAGTAGGCATCCTGGCGCTTCTGGTGGGCAATAAAGTGGGCGCCCTCCGCAGGACACTTGATGTCTGCACTACGTGGAGGAGCTCGGGCAAAGGGCAGAATATTCCTCTGCAGAGTCTCGACCTAGAAGAACGAAACCATGTTTTAAATAAGTCCAGGAAACCTCAATACtttaagcagccaaaacaccCACCGTGCAGTTAACCCTCGAGGGGAAGTCACAGCTTTGGGTGCTCGGATTGTACTGAAGACCATTTGCACAAGTCTTGACATTCGGAAGACCATCGTTGCAGATGAAGTACTTGTTGCAGCGCGCCTTGCTGGCTATGAAGACAATATCATTGGGGTTGTTCTCCCGGATGCACAGGTTGTCCACACAGTCTACGTACTGGGGATAGTCACAGCGATCGGTCAGGGCATTGTACTGGAGTCCATCGGAGCACTGGCGGATCACGGGAGTGCCGTCGAAGCAGAGGACGTATTTGGTGCACGTGCGATCGTAACAAAAGGAGTCCAATCCCCTGGTCTTGCAGGAGGGCACACATCTAGCCTCCATCACAGGCACACATTGCTGATCCCGGGCATCAAAGTAGTAGTCCACAGGGCATTCTCGGGGAACAGCCACCTCGCCTGGAGTGGTTAAGAAGGATTAGGATATTCTGGAGGCAGTTCCTGATTGATTCATCGTTTACTCATGCACAGGTAGTACTTGCTGCAGTTGCTCACGTGGGGCAGAAAGAGATTGTTGACCACATTGGAGCAGATATTCACATCCCCATCCGCAGCTCTACAGCTTCCAATCAGGGCAACCAAGGCCAGCAGGGTCAGGCGGTACATCTCTATAGGCAATGTACTTTCTTAACTTTAACAATATACTTTTTTGTGGTGCGTACTTACTTTGTGGGCTTCTTCTCCTCAACCAACTATCGCCCCACCTCAAAGAGCCCCTCATTTTATAGGTAAGCCCTTTGGCATTCAATCTCCGGTCTGTTTTCCTTCCCTGCGAATTCCAAATCTTATCGGATGCATGTTCTTATGTGGTAATTAGAAGGCGTTCCTAACTCATTAAAATTCGGAGAGTCGAGATAAGTTCGATGAACAAGAGCCAATCTTGAGAGTTCCCATGTCAGGAAGACTCTGGAAATAAATAGTTCTATCAGCCATTAGGAAACACGTGTAAGGATGAGTCACTGCTGTATAATTTGCATCTCAAGATCGTCTGTAATGGATAAAAGTGGTTGATATTATTAGATAGATAAGATCTAACAGGCTCTTTAATCAAACGACTTATACCTTACAGACTTACACGATTCTGAAATCAGaaagaatatatgtatatcttttaaatataacctTTCTCCTAAGGTATTATTATCTTAATGGAATATTATCAATTCGTATTTAGAGTTTTGTGGCCCCAGATCCCCATCACAATTGCGCGgtaattttttacaaactttaagTTCTCATACACTCAAACGATAAGAGCAAACACGTGCAAAGATTTCCGTTCTCGAAATTGAAAGTTTGGGACTTCTTTTTGATTACAAATGATATTCACGGGTTCTGAGAACCCTGCTATTTAAAGCATTTCGAATGAGATAAATTATCACGGTGTTTGGTGGTGACAAATTAAAAGCTGAAATGTTTGCAAAAATTGGAGTGTAGTTTTTCTACGAGAGTCGTGTGCCGAAATTAGCAAGATGATAAGTGCAAATTGGCAAAAGCTCATTAGGCGACCACGCAGATTcgatataaaattaatattttccagGCTGAAGGCAACCAGTTGCGTAGCAGATTCCAAGCTAACCAGGAGTAAGTAGCTTTCAGATTGATTTCACCTAAAATCTATAGATCTTACATTCATTTCCCAGTGAAGTGGCTAATAAATTGGCGTCTGCTGTTGGTCGTTTTGATGGTTCTTGGGAGTCGGGCCGACGAGGACCTTGTGGAGGCGCCAGGTCCTGAAGGTGTTCCTCAGGATGATGATGAAGTGGTCCAGCAAGAGGAGGCTGAATACGATATGTACAGCAACACCCAGATTAATGTCTGCAACAACGTGGCAGATGGCGTCTTCCTGCCCTATGTGGGAAACTGCTCTATGTACATCGAGTGTGAAAGTAAGTTAGAAAGCTAAGATCATAAGGGAAGTGGCTATCTATTAGATAGTATCTCGAGCCAAGAATTGTttggaaaatgtattatttatatttctagATAACACCATTAAGGAAGTAGGCAGCTGTTTGGAGTTGGAGGGTGCCTCGAAGATGTGTGACAATCCTCCGTGTGATCTCGCCTACGACCCGGTCCTCCAGTTGTGCACCTACGCAGACAAGGTGCAGTGCCTGCCCTCCTGCGAGTCCTTCCAATTGAGCAGCTTCTGCTACGACAACACCTGCACGAAGTACGTGCTCTGCTACTACGGAAAACCCGTTCTACGGCAATGCCAAGATGGACTCCAGTACAACAACAGGACGGATCGCTGCGACTTCCCCGAGTACGTGGACTGCGTGGCCAACGACTGCTCGGCCACATTCCAGCCGGAGGACATCATCTACCTGGCCAGCAAGGCCTCCTGCAGCAAGTACTTCGTCTGCTCCGATGGCTACCCCTGGGAGCAGGAGTGCGCCCCTGGCTTGGTCTTCAATCCCACTTTGCGACTCTGCGACTTTGCCAAGAATGTCAACTGCTCGGTGAGTTAAGGAAAATTAGAATGACTTCCAAATTCATATTATATCTAAACTCTTAAGAACGccttcataattttttttgagagCTCTTTCCTTTTGATTTCAAGAAGGATTCATCTtctctttttaatttgtcataAGATTTAATTTAGCTTGCACAAGACGATAAaacttgtatatattttttacaccAGATCGATGCCGCGGCCAGGAATATTAAGCCCTATTCCCGATCT
This window of the Drosophila biarmipes strain raj3 chromosome 3L, RU_DBia_V1.1, whole genome shotgun sequence genome carries:
- the LOC108034394 gene encoding uncharacterized protein LOC108034394, which codes for MSGEIWCFICLLCGVLESRADDFEGSGATEIYPDTTAGDEEYGLITGNLSLCGNVADNVFLPFVGDCNRYYLCRSGQAIELQCEWPYQFNANTQSCVNFGQAECLPTCESYTFSTFSYQRTCTKYVLCYYGHPVLRECQDGLQYNSQTDRCDFAQNVDCVESECSIYYNAYHLRYVPSKVSCEKYFLCGNGVPREQTCAPGLYFSTKCDCCDIPSKSGCQIPSEQRKVRQFSRLSPRTTEGICPPSGVHFYAHKSRQDSYYYCVDGHGLVLDCTAGLWYDPKIQECREPQNDLSAYELWFPALPSLGIEDQTRCAVQGDSLAVQAIVVGILALLVGNKVVHTVYVLGIVTAIGQGIVLESIGALADHGSAVEAEDVFGALKWLINWRLLLVVLMVLGSRADEDLVEAPGPEGVPQDDDEVVQQEEAEYDMYSNTQINVCNNVADGVFLPYVGNCSMYIECENNTIKEVGSCLELEGASKMCDNPPCDLAYDPVLQLCTYADKVQCLPSCESFQLSSFCYDNTCTKYVLCYYGKPVLRQCQDGLQYNNRTDRCDFPEYVDCVANDCSATFQPEDIIYLASKASCSKYFVCSDGYPWEQECAPGLVFNPTLRLCDFAKNVNCSIDAAARNIKPYSRSPLRRADIKCPNAGVHFYPHKSRRDAYYYCVDGNGLTLDCTPGLYYDPKMEECRRPEYIGA